A segment of the Desulfuromonadaceae bacterium genome:
CGCGTAGGGGTGCACGGTACGGATCGCCGCCGCGACATTTTCAGGGGTCAGGCCGCCGGCGAGGATCACCGGGCGCTGGCCGGCAACCTCGGCGGCCAGCTCCCAATTGAAACTTTTGCCGGTGCCGCCATAACTGTCCGCACACCAGGCATCGAGCAGCAGCGCGGCGGTGCGGTATTTTTCATGCCCGGCGATACTCGCGGCAGCCGCGACCCGCAGCGCCTTGATCACCCGCAACGGCGCATAATCGCACGCAGTCGGCGGCTCGTCACCGTGCAACTGAATCACCTCAAGCCCGCAGACTTTGGCGATCATCCGCACCCGTTCCGGGGTCTCATT
Coding sequences within it:
- a CDS encoding phosphoribosylanthranilate isomerase — its product is MVRVKICGITNLEDARHAVACGADALGFVFYPGSPRHVSPERARTIIAALPPLVTPVGLFVNETPERVRMIAKVCGLEVIQLHGDEPPTACDYAPLRVIKALRVAAAASIAGHEKYRTAALLLDAWCADSYGGTGKSFNWELAAEVAGQRPVILAGGLTPENVAAAIRTVHPYAVDVSSGVERSPGQKDAAKVAAFIAAARAVSP